Proteins from a genomic interval of Rubinisphaera italica:
- a CDS encoding Ig-like domain-containing protein, with translation MLLRHWLEFLPGQLSWISRFKKLPRRRLRRRSNFHHATEVLETRQLLSATAIDDEFTIHYAPGESGFPLPVRQNDTDASAASLALVNAVNDQLTGSFGTVEISGGILQYTPGSTHVSQFQFEYQLDGTSTATVTVNTNRTPTLGNDSYSTGPGESVTLDLLVNDSDPDGNSVSIVSVDAPDNGTISLVPDVSESTWNYWLSQGQNYYSNFEDWYTSYYNYSGTNPLSYLYEYTPDAGFSGNEVFDYTVQDPEGGTSSASVTVTVAANQAPDAVDDTYSVGPGESVRLDLLANDTDPEGHTISLQSVLTPANGTLNLVPDVSESTWNYWLSQGQNYYSNFADWYNSYYGYSGSTLNYVYEYTPDQGFSGDDAFDYVIVDAHGATASAGITVTVAANQAPTPVDDAYSVIPGQSVTLNLLANDSDPEGHTVSIVNIADPANGTISLAPNVSASTWDYWLSQGQNYYSNFEDWYNSYYNYSGNSPLSYRHEYTPDQGFSGDDVFNYTVVDSQGAIAVASVTVTVLGNDAPVANTDQIAVAGGQSVTLEPLLNDTDPEGLQLTLISVSNGSEGTAEITRYIPPSLLSEYQSNSSGYASIDEYVNYNYGSWSQYFQYYGNPTDDRLVVKYTSTNATFDGVDTFTYIVEDAAGAQSTGTVEVTVTGDQAPVTVNDTVSVAGGDSVSIDPLVNDTDPEGSELTLVSVTGAIAGTVGLVRVVPASLQNEYYSQSQYGYYNSIDEYVQSYYGSWDYYYSSYYSGDPSLINKFEVLYTSTDPNFNGDETLTYVVEDAAGIQSTGIITVNVTANQTPIAVADGFAVDPGETVVLTLMANDSDPEGDPIQIVSVADPANGTVTLVPDVSTSIWNNWINNGQNYYSVFADWYNSYYNYSGNNPLSYQYEYTPDVGFSGDDVFIYTIEDAQGATASASVTISVAGNQAPVAVDDTYSTGPGEAIVLNLLTNDSDPEGHEISIDSIASPANGTIAIVPSVSESIWNNWLSQGQNYYSNFEDWYSSYYNYSGSNPLTYQYEYTPDAGFGGDDVFDYTIIDSQGATNTASVTVSVAGNQAPDASPDAYSVGPGESVVLNLLINDSDPEGQTISIQSIEDPANGTVVLKPDVSESTWNYWLAQGQNYYSNFEDWYNSYYNYSGSNPLAYQYEYTPDTGFGGDDTFSYTVIDSQGATATASVTVSVTSNQAPVAGNDTYSTGPGAAVVLNLLSNDSDPEGHTLSIQSIADPSGGSISLLPDVSESTWNNWISNGQYYYGNFEDWYNSYYNYSGNNSLSYQYEYTPDVGFSGDDVFSYTLVDSQGATTTASVTVSVAPNLLPDVQNDTLVVQANESGTLDPIANDSDPEGSALTLISVSAATLGTASVIRFVSTSLQSEYENYGGYSSVDDYVQSYYGSWESYFQYSGNFADDRFVIHYERTNPAVAGTETITYIVRDEHGGESTGTIDVVLLGDEPPAFDAASYQFTLAENVGQGTVVGQVTATDPDPNQTLVYTIIAGNDLGAFSIDGSTGQLTVNDGTPLDYEENPQFTLTVQVENTYEVSATTQIVIDLTDEHEVDSILKCTG, from the coding sequence ATGCTGTTGCGTCACTGGTTGGAATTCTTGCCGGGTCAGCTTTCCTGGATTTCTCGTTTCAAAAAACTTCCTCGACGTCGCTTGCGACGGCGATCAAATTTTCATCACGCAACTGAAGTGCTTGAGACAAGGCAGTTGCTTTCTGCGACGGCAATCGATGATGAATTTACGATTCATTATGCACCAGGAGAATCTGGTTTCCCGTTGCCGGTTCGTCAGAATGATACCGATGCCTCTGCTGCTTCTCTGGCTCTTGTTAACGCAGTGAATGATCAATTGACGGGGAGTTTCGGCACCGTCGAGATTTCAGGGGGTATTCTGCAATACACTCCCGGCAGTACGCATGTGTCACAATTCCAATTTGAATACCAGCTGGATGGGACATCAACGGCTACAGTCACGGTAAACACCAATCGCACTCCAACACTGGGTAATGATAGTTATAGCACAGGCCCAGGAGAATCGGTCACGCTCGATCTGCTCGTCAATGATTCTGACCCCGATGGTAATTCCGTTTCCATCGTAAGTGTCGATGCTCCAGACAATGGTACGATTTCTCTGGTCCCCGATGTGTCAGAGTCGACCTGGAATTACTGGTTGTCTCAAGGACAGAATTATTACAGCAATTTCGAAGACTGGTACACCAGCTATTACAACTATTCGGGAACCAATCCGCTCAGTTATCTCTATGAGTATACGCCGGATGCGGGATTTAGTGGCAATGAGGTCTTCGACTATACCGTACAGGATCCAGAGGGAGGCACATCCTCTGCCAGCGTCACCGTGACTGTGGCTGCCAATCAGGCCCCTGATGCTGTCGATGATACTTATTCTGTCGGCCCTGGGGAATCCGTTCGCCTCGACTTGCTGGCCAATGATACGGACCCCGAAGGTCATACTATTTCTCTGCAAAGTGTGTTAACACCTGCAAATGGTACGCTTAATCTTGTGCCTGATGTCTCGGAGTCGACATGGAATTACTGGCTCAGTCAGGGGCAGAATTACTACAGCAATTTTGCGGACTGGTATAACAGCTATTATGGCTATTCAGGCAGCACACTCAATTATGTTTACGAATACACTCCGGATCAGGGTTTCAGTGGGGATGATGCTTTTGATTATGTGATTGTCGATGCCCACGGGGCGACAGCCAGTGCCGGAATCACAGTGACTGTAGCTGCCAATCAGGCTCCGACACCGGTTGATGATGCTTATTCAGTGATCCCTGGTCAGTCTGTCACGCTGAATCTCCTGGCCAACGATTCCGATCCAGAAGGACATACGGTTTCGATTGTCAATATCGCAGATCCGGCAAATGGGACGATCAGTCTGGCTCCGAATGTGTCCGCTTCAACCTGGGATTACTGGTTGTCTCAGGGACAAAATTACTACAGCAATTTTGAGGACTGGTATAACAGCTACTACAACTATTCGGGCAACAGCCCACTCAGTTACCGACATGAGTACACACCAGATCAAGGTTTTAGTGGTGATGATGTCTTCAATTATACGGTCGTGGATTCGCAGGGAGCGATCGCCGTCGCCAGTGTTACGGTTACTGTTCTGGGGAATGATGCGCCAGTTGCGAATACGGATCAGATCGCAGTCGCTGGCGGTCAATCCGTCACACTCGAACCTCTGCTCAATGACACAGATCCGGAAGGTTTGCAGCTGACCTTAATTTCAGTGAGTAACGGGAGCGAGGGAACTGCGGAAATCACTCGATATATTCCTCCCAGTTTACTGAGTGAGTATCAGAGCAACTCCAGCGGCTATGCCAGTATCGACGAGTATGTCAATTACAATTACGGCAGCTGGAGTCAGTATTTTCAATACTATGGCAATCCTACTGATGACCGTCTGGTCGTGAAATACACCAGCACCAATGCAACTTTTGACGGCGTAGATACATTCACCTACATCGTTGAAGATGCTGCAGGGGCTCAATCCACAGGAACAGTGGAGGTGACGGTCACTGGAGACCAGGCTCCTGTGACCGTGAATGATACTGTGAGTGTGGCTGGAGGGGATTCGGTCTCGATTGATCCGCTCGTCAATGACACGGATCCGGAAGGATCTGAGTTAACGCTGGTTTCTGTCACAGGTGCCATTGCAGGAACAGTAGGATTGGTCCGTGTTGTTCCGGCATCTTTACAAAATGAATACTACTCTCAGTCTCAATATGGATACTACAACTCAATTGATGAGTATGTCCAAAGTTATTACGGAAGTTGGGATTATTACTATTCAAGCTATTACTCGGGTGATCCTTCGCTGATCAATAAATTTGAAGTTCTGTATACCAGTACGGATCCGAATTTCAACGGGGATGAAACACTGACCTATGTGGTCGAAGATGCAGCCGGGATCCAGAGTACCGGTATAATTACAGTGAATGTGACCGCCAATCAGACTCCGATTGCGGTCGCCGATGGCTTTGCTGTCGATCCTGGAGAAACTGTCGTCTTGACATTGATGGCCAATGATTCAGATCCGGAAGGAGATCCGATTCAAATTGTCAGTGTCGCCGATCCGGCTAATGGGACGGTCACTCTGGTACCGGATGTTTCCACATCGATCTGGAACAACTGGATCAATAACGGGCAGAATTACTACAGCGTTTTTGCCGACTGGTACAACAGTTACTACAACTACTCGGGAAACAATCCGCTCAGTTACCAGTATGAGTATACTCCTGATGTCGGATTCAGTGGTGATGACGTATTCATCTATACAATTGAAGATGCTCAAGGGGCAACCGCCTCGGCCAGTGTGACGATCAGCGTGGCGGGAAATCAGGCCCCAGTCGCCGTCGATGATACCTACTCTACAGGCCCTGGCGAAGCGATTGTGCTAAACCTGCTGACAAATGATTCCGATCCCGAAGGGCATGAGATTTCGATCGACAGTATTGCCAGTCCAGCGAACGGCACGATTGCGATAGTCCCAAGCGTTTCAGAGTCCATCTGGAATAACTGGCTCTCTCAGGGACAAAATTACTACAGCAATTTTGAGGACTGGTATTCCAGCTATTACAACTACTCCGGTAGCAATCCGCTGACTTATCAGTACGAATACACGCCTGACGCTGGTTTCGGCGGCGACGATGTCTTTGATTACACGATCATTGACTCTCAGGGGGCAACCAATACCGCCAGCGTGACTGTTAGCGTCGCCGGGAATCAGGCTCCAGATGCGTCTCCTGACGCATACTCTGTTGGTCCTGGAGAATCGGTCGTTCTCAATTTACTAATCAATGATTCTGATCCCGAAGGACAGACGATCTCCATCCAGAGTATTGAAGATCCTGCCAACGGGACGGTGGTTCTCAAGCCTGATGTGTCTGAGTCAACCTGGAACTACTGGCTCGCTCAAGGGCAGAATTATTACAGCAATTTTGAAGACTGGTACAACAGCTATTACAATTACTCAGGCTCGAATCCGTTGGCCTACCAGTACGAGTACACACCGGATACCGGGTTCGGTGGAGATGATACGTTTTCATACACTGTTATCGATTCCCAGGGAGCGACAGCCACAGCCAGTGTGACAGTGAGTGTTACTTCAAATCAAGCACCAGTCGCCGGAAATGATACCTACTCGACAGGTCCTGGCGCAGCGGTCGTTTTAAATCTGCTGTCTAATGATTCGGATCCTGAGGGGCATACTCTATCGATTCAAAGTATTGCTGATCCCTCAGGTGGGAGTATTTCACTGCTGCCTGATGTTTCGGAATCGACCTGGAATAACTGGATCAGCAATGGCCAGTATTATTACGGCAATTTTGAAGACTGGTACAACAGTTACTACAACTATTCGGGAAACAATTCACTCAGCTATCAGTATGAATACACGCCGGATGTTGGTTTCAGTGGAGATGATGTCTTTAGCTACACTCTGGTTGACTCACAGGGAGCAACAACGACTGCCAGTGTTACGGTCAGCGTGGCACCCAATCTGCTCCCGGATGTTCAGAATGACACGCTCGTTGTCCAAGCCAATGAATCGGGAACTCTCGATCCCATTGCCAATGATAGTGATCCAGAGGGTTCTGCTCTGACACTGATCTCCGTTTCAGCAGCGACCTTGGGAACAGCTTCCGTCATTCGCTTTGTGTCAACAAGTTTACAAAGCGAATATGAAAATTATGGTGGCTACTCCTCTGTCGATGACTACGTTCAGAGCTATTACGGTAGTTGGGAATCTTACTTTCAGTATTCCGGCAACTTTGCTGATGATCGTTTTGTGATCCACTATGAACGAACCAATCCAGCGGTGGCAGGGACGGAGACGATCACCTATATAGTTCGGGATGAGCATGGTGGAGAAAGTACAGGAACGATTGATGTCGTACTGCTGGGTGACGAACCTCCCGCCTTCGATGCCGCCTCTTATCAATTTACATTAGCTGAAAATGTGGGTCAGGGAACGGTTGTTGGTCAGGTCACGGCAACAGATCCCGATCCCAATCAGACACTGGTCTACACGATCATAGCCGGCAATGATTTGGGAGCATTTTCCATTGATGGGTCGACAGGTCAACTCACCGTTAATGATGGCACTCCTCTGGATTATGAGGAAAATCCTCAATTCACATTGACCGTACAAGTGGAAAACACTTACGAAGTCTCAGCAACTACTCAGATTGTTATTGATCTGACAGATGAGCATGAGGTGGATTCAATTTTGAAATGCACGGGTTGA
- a CDS encoding IS30 family transposase encodes MSHTHLTAEERDSIAHMHALGHSRIEIARELSRDPSTISRELRRNSDATGKYFAGKADRKARRRRQLCKLPWKLNHAPLKEFLLDKLSLKWSPEQIAGQLLRLHPREARMRISIETIYAWIKANKKQGGNIYRQLRQSRKKRRKRYGTGISRRCDPTKKPMDQRPVSARNRSRIGHWESDTIEGQKGTGYIVTHVERKTGYLVASYLPDKKASTLNAASVFAFEGLPSSLIRTLTTDNGSEFSGHRELEQALHCAIYFAPARQPWQRGQNENTNGLLRQYFLKGSDFRKLKAEDIQAAVMELNNRPRKKYQFKSPHELFEPKTRAFQN; translated from the coding sequence ATGTCACACACGCATCTTACTGCTGAGGAACGTGATTCCATAGCGCACATGCACGCCCTGGGACACTCTCGAATAGAAATTGCGCGCGAGTTATCCCGAGACCCCAGCACGATCTCCCGAGAACTGCGGCGGAATTCGGATGCGACCGGGAAGTATTTCGCCGGGAAAGCCGACCGCAAAGCGCGACGGCGTCGACAACTCTGCAAACTCCCCTGGAAACTCAACCACGCTCCGCTCAAAGAATTCCTGCTCGATAAGTTGTCTCTCAAGTGGTCGCCGGAACAGATTGCAGGTCAACTCTTGCGACTGCATCCTCGGGAGGCCAGAATGCGAATATCCATTGAGACGATTTACGCCTGGATCAAAGCAAACAAAAAGCAGGGCGGCAACATCTACAGGCAGCTGCGTCAATCGAGAAAGAAACGCCGCAAACGCTACGGCACAGGGATCTCCAGACGATGCGACCCGACCAAAAAGCCAATGGATCAGCGACCGGTTTCTGCACGCAATCGTTCGCGGATCGGGCACTGGGAATCGGATACCATCGAGGGTCAAAAGGGGACCGGCTACATTGTCACGCATGTCGAACGCAAGACCGGCTATCTTGTGGCGAGCTATCTGCCGGACAAGAAAGCATCGACGTTGAACGCGGCTTCGGTGTTTGCGTTTGAGGGGTTGCCATCGTCATTGATTCGAACTTTGACGACGGACAACGGGAGTGAGTTTTCGGGTCATCGAGAGTTGGAGCAAGCCCTGCATTGTGCGATCTATTTTGCTCCGGCTCGCCAGCCGTGGCAACGCGGCCAGAATGAGAACACCAACGGGCTTCTGCGGCAATACTTCCTGAAGGGGAGCGATTTCCGTAAACTGAAAGCCGAGGATATTCAAGCGGCTGTGATGGAGTTGAACAACCGGCCTCGCAAAAAGTACCAATTCAAATCACCACACGAACTGTTCGAACCCAAAACCCGTGCATTTCAAAATTGA